The DNA region aggaccagacaacatcccagcggaggcactaaaagcagacgtagcggtaactgcaaggatactccacattctcttcagcaagatttgggatgaggaaagagtaccaacagactggaaagaaggaattctggtcaaaataccaaagaaaggcgatctcagcaacgggataactacagaggcatcactcttctctcaataccgggaaaagtcctcaacagggtattgttaaacagaatgaaggactgtgtagacgcccaacttcgagaccaacaggcaggattccgtaaggatagatcgtgtacagaccaaatctcaactctacggatcattgtggaacaatcaactgaatggaattcatcactctaaatcaacttcattgactacgaaaaagcatttgatagcgtggacagaacaacactatggaagcttcttcgacactacggcgtgcctcagaacatagtcaatatcatacagaattcctacgatggattacactgcaaaatggtgcatggaggacaattgacaaagtcgttcgaagtgaagaccggtgtcaggcaaggtttcttactctcactctttctcctggtgatcgactggatcatgaagacatcaacatctgaagggaaacacgggatacagtggacttctaggatgcagctggacgatctagacttcgcagatgatctgggcCTTCTaccccaaacgcaacaacaaatgcaagagaagacGACCTGtgcagcagcagtaggtctcaatatacacaaagggaagagcaaggttctccgatacaacacagcatgcaccaacccaatcacaattgacggagaagatttggaagatgtaaaaacctttacatatttgggcagcatcattaatgaacaaggtggatttgatgcagatgtgaaggcgcggatcggcaaagcaagagcagcatatttacaactggagaacatctggaactcaaaacaactgtcaatcaacaccaaggtcaggattttcaatacaaatgtcaagacagttctaatgtatcgggcggaaacctggagaactacgaaagccatcatccagaagatacaggtttttatgaacagttgtctacgcaaaatacttcggatccgttggccggacactattagcaatgACCAACTGTGGAAAAGAacgaaccagatcccagtggaggaagaagcgctggaagtggataggacacacattgaggaaagaacccaactgcgtcacaagacaagccgtcacatggaatcctcaaggccaaaggaaaagaggaagaccaaagaacacattacgccgggaaatggagatagacatgagaaaaatgaacaagaattggatggaactaggagAGAAGGCccgggacagagtgggttgcagaatgctggtcggcggactatgctccattaggagtatcAGGCGTAAGAAAATTAAGTAATATAGTGATCTGtaataaaacaagaaaagaCAGTTTAATGACGACACGACTTTCTTAAGTTAGTGTGATTGTGTTTTCAACCCATTAACACATGATTGTCGGTTAATGAACAATATGGTACGACTATCACTCATATGACTTTACAGGACATGTAAGAGGTTGCTTAATAGTAATGTAACAAAAAGTAGAACCTCATAGAGGACACATTTTCGGTAAATCAAATATGGTAACTTTGAATGCTCTTTTAACAGAGGAGAAAAAATTGCTAACTATGCCAGTAGATGGACCGGCCAGTTGGATCATTTCTATCAACTTTAGAAATCCACTTGAGGTAATGATTAGGAATTAACTTTACGAAACGAGAATGACTCATTCAGCATTTATATGGGTGATTAAACCGTATATTCAGAAATTATCAATAATTGTTTTGAATTTAGCCTATAACATCTGAGTCATGTTTGGACCTCAAAAAAAGACACTAGCAATAAACGGCTTAATTTCTAACACACACGTCACCGTTTGGTTTCTCAGACGAATGTTTTGACTAAAGAACATGagaatatttttcaaatgatttcTGTATGAATTTTACGATTGCAAGTCAAAATATTGACCAATGGCCTAAAAGTACGCTTAACTGCCTAGTATGGAGATCATGGGGAACTTCAACACAGCCTTTGATTAATTAGACTGTGAACTATTTCTAATAACATCTCAAGCTGTTTGATTTATAACAAAAAATGTTAGACAAAATATGATCAAATGAACTTCGTCATAATAGTTTCTAGTTTAATACTCTAAAAAACTGAGCTGCGAGAACTGCATAATATATACTTCAAGACCCTTGAAATTTTAGGTTACGAGGTTCGACGACATGGATATATAGTACGAAATCAGCACCAGCCACAGGAAAACTCCCTCGACAAGGATGAAATTCATTCACACACCTTGGAAAAGTCAAAAATCGGAATAAAGTGATAGGGTAGACTAAATGAAGGCCTATGTTCATCACATTTAGACACTGTTGGTCTTATTCGAAAAAGCACCTTAGGGTAACTATTTGTAACACATCACAAGGTATAGAACATCAATAGGCGTGAACGCATATCCCGAATCTTGTTGCGTGTATATGTTTCCCataagttttaaataaatgactaCTTTATTAACtaagatatttttttaaattgaggCATGCTGTGATTTTATTTCCACAAACATCAGCACGTAGGATTATTGTCTCACTTTACTTAGATTTCAACAAAATGACAGCAAATAATGTAACCAACTTAACATAGAATTGACAAAAATTGGAACATAGATTTAAATAAATTCGATAATTATGTACAGTATATACTGAAGAAAATAACTATACTTAATATGAAATGATTCAAAAGTTCATTTGTCATAGAGCAAAGCTAACTGTTCATCAGTCAAATTAAACCCTTGTCTTATAATACgttctttcttcttttctaaattcatttttcttatCATATATTTCGAGTCCATTTTAATGGATGAGTGACGAAGTCGTCTCACGTCTTTGGGATATTCAACTGCTTTTGAATCACCTGCGCTGAAATGTGTAATTCTTGcagtatttgttttatttggcCATCCAAAACCGAGACGATCGCGTTTTAAAACGGTTGCTACAGGAAAGCGTCGACCTGGTCTGGAAGCACCCAAACCACCGTTTTTAATGCAGAAATGTGATTTATACTCGTTAGTTGAAATGCCAGACTGTACTTTCGAAGTCTTCAGTTCTTCATATCCTGGATCGAGGGCAGCATCACGCCAACCTATTCTAGTTAAAAGTTGATAACCTTTATTTGAAGGAGGAATTAACAGCGGCGATGGTTTCGAACTTTTTTCTGATATCTCAGCCATTTGATGACCAATAGATGAAACGTGTTTCTTAAAATCACTAAAAGAGCCACCACATACGGAACATTTACATAAATTTGAATCGGGTGACGAGTATTCCAACTTTTGAGTTACGCACTGTGTAAGTGATTCATAGAAATTTTTTACTTCTTGGCCAGAGAGATTAAGGTCTTTAACTTTTGGAGACGCATCGGTTCTAGTTTCAGGGCACCTCAGTGTTCCCGACACAGAACTTCGAACAAAAGTCCGGTTAAGCAAGGTTTTATCCACATTCTGAAATATAAGACAATGTACGTTAATTACTATGAATTAGTGCACATATACATTGAATAAAAGTGGAGATATTGACAgaaattatctttatttaaaagATGACAGTAGGTTGAGTTGAAATCATGCAGGAAATTTTGGTCCACCGTTACGATAGTTTCCAGATATGTCGGCTGAGCTAAAGTCCATACCAGGGTTTTCTATTTGTAGTCGCTGAATGGTAAGGTTTCGTTCCATTTCATCAAGAACTAGTGGATCCGCCTTCCAGTTATCGGTCATTAAAGAATGCCAACAGGTACCTGGACTAGCTTTGATCAGACACATAACCATCTACAAGATagaataaacaatgataaaatgGGCGTTTAAAATAAGTTTATTCTACTACAATGAACCGTTGTGAAATATTTCTCTCGAAAAAATAAATGTACTTCATATACCAACACAACAAGAATAAGACTTAAAACTTTCATCAAATAGTGTATTTCAAAGTGAAAACTATCATGTGTCAACTTCAACAAGGTTTACTTCTACGTATCTCTATCATCTGTTCGATTGATAATGAAACCAGAAAATTTGGAACATAAGGAAGTAAAATACAAATACGGTCATTCAGTACTAAAGTCTGCATtgtttatcaaaatttataCATGATATTTCTAATaggcttttgttttcagttGATAAATCTTCCAATGATATAAAAAAGTACTGAAAAATTGATGCAGTTCTATAGTGAATAATATACAACAGTACTAGAAAAATACACTAATTTACTTTATCATACTTCAAATAAAGCGGTGAAAAATCAGATCACAACCAGTAATCCAACATTTCTCTACAAGTTGTCGGTTTTATACGTAGAATCCTACTTTATCTAATATGCGTTAATTCTGGTACAAATAGGCAACAAAAAAGGCATGTCCCATACAAATAAGGAAATAGTATTGTGAAGAAATAAAGGGAAGGGAAGTACAATAAAAAAAGATGAGTGATCGAGATTAATGTAgactaaaatatatattttagatAACAAGACACTCAAGAAGGACGCTTCAAGCCACTAATTCGCATCATTTCTAGGACACCAACCAAAGTCATGATAAACAGGCAGATGCTAAACATAACGAATTCTATACCAAGGCGCCAAACATAAAATCAAAATCACTACCTCGCCAtccatttttgttgttattaaataAACCAGTGTGGAAGCCACTGGGATCAAGTTCGTAGCACACATACAAAAACACTGAGACCGGTGTTTCGAAGTGGTAATACCAATCGAATTATTGTCACTGTACCTGGACACATTGCCGAACCTCAAATTTACTAACATGATGTTCCCACTCAATGTTAGCAGTCCTTCGGATACAATGAGGATTGAaaacagagagtcgtctaacatctcTACCACTGAGATGCCAGGTTTTACAAACATAAACCAAAAGTACTCTCACTAACACATTGTAAACTTATCCTCTAACACCCAGAATAACATCATGACGGTACGAAAATGGCTTAGACTTATATAAGCCGTTCTACATTTTACTGTACGCTACCATTGTCAAATGAGTAACTGCGGTCGGCATAGCTTCATTATAATCCCACAGCAATGTGGTACAATCCGTATATTCAGGATAAAGTCTTTCTCCAGGAGACAGATCAGTATCATCACTACTTACTTCCATCGGTACTGCAATCGATGGCGAAGTTGAAGAGTAGTGAAACTGTgaaaccctgcctaaccccactggttgaatggaacaatgaagAGAGATGATTATATCACCTCGCTGAGGCATTTGTATACAAAGAATTTAAGACACGCATAAACTCGGGCACAGCCTACTTCAACGGATAATCACAGAACACAGTCTCGTTCAACGAATTGAAGGCGCCCCTAGCATTAAGCAACACAATGATTGTtcgtttgaaataaatattgtgcTGCTCTAACATTTGGGGGAGTGCTATTTTATGATTAGTTCATCCAAGACAAGAACGAAAACAAGCCAGCTCCTGACGAGTTAGCCGTTTGTGGGTTTTGTATTATTTGTGAAGTATGACAGaaaccaatagtttggacgccgATGAAAGTAGACTAATACCCCGATAGTTGTCGCACAGATTATCTAGCCTCTTTTCAAAGATGGAGACGATGCTCGTTTCATTTTAGTGTCAGGACATTCTGTTTCTTGAATTCTTCCAAACAACGCAGTCAGTTCTCTGACCAGAACTTAATTACCATTTTTAAAAGATCCTGGAAGACCATCTGAACCTGATGACTTACGATACTTCGTAATTCGGAGTCCCTCGTTAAGTGCCTCAGTCATCGACGGTCAGGGAGGACAAAACAATTCGATCGACACTGATGGGACAGCATAAATGCTGAACTGTTCGACAAAAAACTCAATCCATCTTTTAAGACGCATTTAAATGTTACTAAATTGTGTATCATTAGCTACACAATTTGCTTCGCTGAAACCTGACTGCCCGCTGTGGGTGGCTAGGATAAGGTAAAACAGCTTTCAGTAGTTGGTAAATACAGCTGCAGCTTTCAGCTCACTAGCACACTCGAACTACCATATTTCTATGTCTTTAGGGAAACTTTGCAAAATAACTCGACATACAATATTCCAGTTTCGGTGTTAACGAAAATTGGTGAATATTAATGCATATATCAACAAGGAGAAAACAAATATCCTCATGAACTAATTAACTACGTTTCAGAACCGATTTACGTAATTAAGAGGCTTCGTCTAATTTCTACACCATTCTTAATGCCTGTTCAAGCTCTTAACAACTACATTCTCAATCTCTTAGTAAAGATAACATCTCTGTGCTTTTGTTTAATATGTGAATGCCCTCAAGAAATTACTGCTATAATTGAGTAGCATGTAACCAATTATCGTTGTAGAAAAATATAGATTTGAGAATTTACAGCTCTAAGAATGAAATTGCCGAAAAGAGATCTTCAtgctaaatcaataaattttatttaacttaCGATGTGGGACGACAGTCAACCTTA from Schistosoma haematobium chromosome ZW, whole genome shotgun sequence includes:
- the NUDCD2 gene encoding NudC domain-containing protein 2, variant 2 (EggNog:ENOG410VCD0~COG:T); translated protein: MSAGNPTKYYSCTENFYLIIYFRYFVFYASLIPTHLKGQSGLICASFEWGSWWQTIQEVFIEIPFRQIVDVKQIVCKITNSTITCGFVGQQPLLSGNLFSLIKASESTWSLHEKKHNVDKTLLNRTFVRSSVSGTLRCPETRTDASPKVKDLNLSGQEVKNFYESLTQCVTQKLEYSSPDSNLCKCSVCGGSFSDFKKHVSSIGHQMAEISEKSSKPSPLLIPPSNKGYQLLTRIGWRDAALDPGYEELKTSKVQSGISTNEYKSHFCIKNGGLGASRPGRRFPVATVLKRDRLGFGWPNKTNTARITHFSAGDSKAVEYPKDVRRLRHSSIKMDSKYMIRKMNLEKKKERIIRQGFNLTDEQLALLYDK
- the NUDCD2 gene encoding NudC domain-containing protein 2 (EggNog:ENOG410XDNK~COG:K); translated protein: MAEISEKSSKPSPLLIPPSNKGYQLLTRIGWRDAALDPGYEELKTSKVQSGISTNEYKSHFCIKNGGLGASRPGRRFPVATVLKRDRLGFGWPNKTNTARITHFSAGDSKAVEYPKDVRRLRHSSIKMDSKYMIRKMNLEKKKERIIRQGFNLTDEQLALLYDK